The following are encoded together in the Candidatus Eremiobacterota bacterium genome:
- a CDS encoding CopG family antitoxin — protein sequence MARLPDFISEDDIFEFFESHSGTDFLDDAEEIKGPVLDRRSPQKEVTTLRLDPALKRVLKLIARNKGIRYQTLISMWLTEKAKEEIRRTGQAK from the coding sequence ATGGCGAGACTTCCAGATTTTATCAGTGAGGATGATATTTTTGAATTTTTCGAGAGTCATAGCGGAACTGATTTTCTGGACGACGCTGAAGAAATCAAAGGCCCAGTGCTCGATAGACGCTCTCCCCAAAAGGAAGTCACCACGTTGAGACTGGATCCTGCGCTCAAACGTGTATTGAAGCTAATAGCCCGAAACAAAGGAATTCGGTATCAGACTCTCATAAGCATGTGGCTTACTGAAAAAGCGAAAGAAGAGATCCGGAGGACAGGCCAGGCAAAATAA
- a CDS encoding DUF5615 family PIN-like protein, giving the protein MRVLLDTCVWGGALTRLESSGIDAEWTGRWQKDPGDYEILAYAHKEERVLVTLDKDFGEIAVLRDIPHHGIVRLVNIPARLQADICIKVLMRYGLELQKGAIVTVEPGRVRIRTAEQ; this is encoded by the coding sequence ATGAGAGTCTTGCTTGATACCTGTGTGTGGGGTGGAGCGCTCACCAGGCTGGAATCATCTGGAATAGATGCAGAATGGACGGGACGATGGCAAAAAGATCCAGGTGATTATGAGATTCTGGCCTATGCACACAAGGAAGAAAGAGTTTTAGTGACACTTGACAAGGATTTCGGTGAAATAGCTGTTCTTCGTGATATTCCTCACCATGGCATTGTGAGGTTGGTAAATATTCCCGCAAGGCTGCAGGCTGATATTTGCATCAAGGTCCTGATGAGGTATGGGCTTGAGCTTCAAAAAGGCGCCATAGTGACAGTTGAACCGGGAAGGGTGAGGATAAGGACGGCGGAACAATAG
- a CDS encoding DUF433 domain-containing protein — protein MDEKKLLGRITVNPDIFGGKPIIRGRRLAVEHIVGMLAAGDTLETILEGYPWLEREDIQASLLYAHKMICHERIEPFLMETGS, from the coding sequence ATGGATGAAAAGAAGCTTCTCGGGAGAATCACGGTAAATCCCGATATTTTCGGGGGAAAGCCAATTATCAGGGGGCGGCGTCTTGCAGTGGAGCATATTGTGGGCATGCTCGCGGCAGGCGATACACTGGAGACTATTCTTGAAGGCTACCCATGGCTTGAGAGGGAAGACATCCAGGCAAGCCTCCTCTATGCTCACAAAATGATATGCCACGAGCGGATTGAGCCTTTTCTCATGGAAACAGGGTCATGA
- a CDS encoding ATP-binding protein — MRRIHSFYLFDEEINGGKMIFLSGPRQVGKTTFVKGRLKEVGCEDLYFNWDDPYVRREYARNPHFLKAYLAKPRKEKPLVAFEEIHKHRAWKNVLKGLYDLHSAEAQFIITGSARLDFFRQSGDSLVGRYFPYRMLPAGLAEVADDFHFVQKDAKFLSAPGPGGYLPLLQRVPEKPFKETFERLMRFSGFPEPYLKAREEFSRKWRKIYQSLLIGEDLRELSRIGDIKGIEQLLLLLPERVGSPLSVNSLREDLQVAHKTVVNWLEALKKIYLVFSISPWEGTLSRAIRKESKYYFFDWTMVKGEGPQFENALALGLLRFLCRLNEQGAGDFDLHYVRTREGHEVDFLITYDRKPLVLIEAKARERSLTRSVSYFSRLLSVPCFQVVWKLDDAEEHPGERFVVPAWRFFALLG, encoded by the coding sequence ATGAGACGGATCCATTCCTTTTATCTCTTTGATGAGGAAATCAACGGGGGGAAGATGATCTTTCTCTCCGGACCCCGGCAGGTCGGGAAGACCACCTTTGTAAAAGGCAGGCTGAAGGAGGTTGGCTGCGAGGACCTCTATTTCAACTGGGATGACCCTTATGTGAGAAGGGAATATGCTAGGAACCCTCATTTTCTGAAAGCCTATCTCGCAAAACCCCGCAAAGAGAAGCCTCTTGTCGCCTTTGAAGAGATTCACAAGCACAGAGCCTGGAAAAATGTCCTGAAGGGTCTTTATGATCTCCATTCAGCCGAAGCCCAGTTCATAATCACGGGAAGTGCCCGGCTTGACTTTTTCCGGCAGTCAGGCGACAGCCTCGTGGGCAGGTATTTCCCCTACAGGATGCTCCCCGCGGGGCTTGCAGAGGTCGCCGACGATTTTCATTTTGTACAGAAAGATGCTAAGTTCCTCTCAGCACCCGGCCCCGGGGGCTACCTCCCCCTTCTTCAGAGGGTGCCGGAAAAGCCTTTTAAAGAGACCTTTGAGCGCCTGATGCGCTTTAGCGGCTTTCCGGAGCCATATCTTAAAGCCAGGGAAGAGTTCTCGCGCAAGTGGAGAAAAATATACCAGTCCCTTCTCATCGGCGAGGACCTGAGAGAGCTTAGCCGTATTGGCGATATCAAGGGTATTGAGCAGCTTTTGCTGCTTCTTCCTGAGAGAGTGGGCTCGCCGCTGAGCGTCAATTCCCTGAGGGAGGACCTCCAGGTGGCCCATAAGACCGTGGTGAACTGGCTCGAGGCCCTGAAAAAGATATATCTTGTCTTCTCGATTTCCCCTTGGGAAGGCACGCTCTCCAGGGCCATCAGGAAGGAGTCCAAGTATTACTTCTTCGACTGGACGATGGTGAAGGGCGAAGGCCCGCAGTTTGAGAACGCCCTTGCCCTGGGCCTTCTCCGCTTCTTGTGTCGCCTCAATGAGCAGGGAGCCGGCGATTTCGATCTTCACTACGTGCGCACCAGGGAGGGCCATGAAGTGGATTTCCTTATCACCTATGACCGGAAGCCTCTAGTACTCATCGAGGCGAAGGCGAGGGAGCGAAGTTTGACCCGGTCGGTATCGTACTTCAGCAGGCTTCTCTCGGTGCCCTGTTTCCAGGTGGTGTGGAAGCTTGACGATGCCGAGGAGCACCCGGGGGAAAGGTTCGTGGTCCCCGCGTGGCGCTTTTTCGCCCTGCTCGGGTAG
- a CDS encoding PIN domain-containing protein: MKRVFVDTGAWYALVDSHDPDHRQAETFLKSNTLPMVTTNFVFDESVTLIKKRLGHHVAVEFGERLMKSPSVMVLPVEPRDQEEAWRIFSEYRDLDFTYTDCTSFAVMKRLSLVTAFAFDSHFTMMGFSLPS; encoded by the coding sequence GTGAAGCGGGTATTTGTGGATACGGGCGCCTGGTATGCCCTCGTAGACTCTCACGATCCCGATCACCGCCAGGCGGAGACTTTTCTGAAAAGCAACACCCTTCCGATGGTAACGACAAATTTTGTCTTTGACGAGTCGGTGACCCTTATAAAAAAGCGCCTGGGACACCATGTGGCAGTGGAATTCGGCGAGCGCCTGATGAAAAGCCCTTCCGTCATGGTGCTTCCCGTGGAGCCTCGTGACCAAGAGGAAGCCTGGCGCATCTTTTCAGAGTACCGTGACCTTGACTTCACCTATACGGACTGCACAAGCTTTGCGGTGATGAAAAGGCTCTCCCTTGTGACGGCCTTTGCCTTTGACAGCCACTTCACCATGATGGGATTTTCCTTGCCATCATGA
- a CDS encoding BrnT family toxin encodes MFPVRGFEWDTGNAEKNLLKHSVTTGETEEAFFTDPLILRVKKNLYYIFSVTLGGRYLFGVFVLKPGRIVRVISIRDMEKKDRSLYKEKKGR; translated from the coding sequence ATGTTCCCAGTGAGGGGATTTGAATGGGATACCGGAAATGCAGAAAAGAACCTTCTCAAGCACAGCGTTACAACTGGGGAAACTGAGGAAGCTTTCTTTACGGATCCTTTGATCCTCAGGGTTAAAAAGAACCTTTACTATATTTTCAGCGTAACTCTTGGGGGAAGATACCTTTTCGGCGTCTTTGTTCTCAAGCCTGGAAGAATAGTGAGAGTAATCAGTATTCGCGATATGGAGAAAAAGGACAGGTCATTATACAAAGAAAAAAAAGGGAGGTGA